The genomic DNA GGGAAGTGGCTTCACGGGATGGTACAGGCCCAAAATGGGATAGCGCAGGCCTAAAACAGGATAGGACAGGCCCGAGGTGTTCTCAGGCTAAAACCAATACCAGGAATGAAACCCTTGGCCTGGTGGCACTGAGGAGACTGACAGGTCACAAGTGGCACTCAGTATTCTGTACAGCAGCCTCGAATTAAGGAAGATCCTTTGGGCATCAGTTCCCTCTGCCTACGGGACAGCAGTGGTCTGGTTTTTAAAAGGATTCAGAAAGTGTAGCAAAGAtgtggggtctcatgagagattatttaaatatatgcatttaaaaCAAGTTGAGAAAACCAAACTTAAGGAGTTGTGGTGTGTGTTGAGCACCACTGAACCACTCTCATGCCTTTAACCTCACTCCTTCAGGCCTCCCAAGGCATGGTACTGcagtatttctcttttctttgataTCCTGGACAAGTAGCCTTATGTACTGGTCTGTGAATGCATTATTGTGCCCTGCAatgccagccaggctgctctgagagCCAGCCTGGGGGCTGGAAAGCCATATTGTATaggaatttggtttttttaaaccataTATGATTTTTAATTGCATATTGTACAGATTCGgcatgtaaataaatacatttttaaaaataaaataatttaaagttcCTACgatattttttcccaatttctcTTCTATTGTACTCAAACTGAAGAATTtctggaaggagaggagaacaGGAAcacttttaatttccttcctgaaaTTAATGCCACAAAGCTGCAGTAGGACATGGTTTCTGCAGGTAAGATCCTGccagaaataatttcagctaAACACACACAGCCTGTTGTAGTCATTGTTAACAGTAATGAGTCAATTGTTTCCCAAAGAAAGGGACTCACAAAAAGATGCTGCTTCCTCAAATTCACAGGAGCTCTGTGTTAGCCTTTCCCAGTGAGAAAGATTCACTTTGGGAAGATGGACCAAATCCCTGTAGCCAggggccagggctgagctggccTTGAGTCTTGCTGAGTGGGGGAGCTCAAATGATGCTCTGCTGAGGCACCAATATGTGAATTCTGCAGTAATCTTGTTCCAAAATCTCTCTGGGGCAGCCAAGGCCACTGCTGAACTAAAGTtgtagaaaacatttaaaaatgcccAGAGAAACAATAATatcttcatgttttcttcttcctttccaacACTGTAGGAGGGTTAAAGATTTCCCTTAAATTCCTCCAGATCCCTTtagaataaatgtttttgtagATGAGGGGTCTGTCATGAggctgctgtgggagatgggAACCCCTCAATCTTCGGGATTTGCACCATTCATTGGTGGTTTGGTTGGTGAGGGCCAAATACAGACTGAAGCAGCAATATCCACCCAGGACAAGAGTGAGCAGGATGACAAACCCCAGCATGAAGACAATCCTAGGGAAAGTCAAGAAAAGGtgctgcagaaaaagagaaaaataagttaaaaaatgGGAGGGTTGAATCCCATGAGTACAGCTGGAATGCACATCCGTGTGTGCACATGGAACTGTATCCACATTCCAGGGTGGTGGGTCCTGTTTAACATCTCCACTAAGATACCTCAGGGACTCTCAGCTGTTTCCTAAACTACATCAGCTGGTGATTGGAATGTAAATTCCTTCTCTCTAAATCAGATCTGCTGAGTGACTGATCCTGGAGACAGGAATATGAAGGATGGCAAATACTGTGAGAAAAATCCCCCAGTTTTAAAGTATTCTGCAGTGGCAGCTTTCTAAATCTAGTTACATGTGTAAACCAGCTAAAAACCTGCAGTCTGTCCCAAAACCCTGCAGTCTGTCCCCATGCTGGGGGAACAGGACAACGTTCCTGCCAGCAAAGTGTGAGACACAACATGTTACAGCATGAACTGACCTGAATGAGGAAGGGAATCTCCACGGCGtgctcctgtccctgggcaTCCAGGTAGGTGCCGTGCATGATgttggagagcagcagcacctggatgAGGAATGCAGCCGTGACAGCAGCCACGGCTCCGGCTGTGGCTGTCAGGGAGAGCAGGTACAGCAGGAAAACGCCGGCGTTGGAGGCGCCGATGCAGTTGTTGACCCACACACAGTGGTGGTCAAAGCGATGCACACACGTCCTGCAGACACCTCGAGGGGCAAAACGAGTGTGTTGGCACTTCATTTTTAAGTAAGCAGTTTGATCTTTACGTGgtttttaagatgaaaatatgTGGGAGTTACAGTCAGGGTTTAGCTGGCAGCTTTTcaagcaaataaattaattttggttgtgtatcttaagaaaaacaatgtaTCCCATCTCTTTTATTCACCAAAACTGCAGCTCCAAGACTTGGTTTCTCTAACAGTACTGCCTGGCAAAGCACCTGAAAGGTAGAGATTGTAGCTCCCACCTTTATTTTAGATGATAAAAAGAGGTGGTGGACTtctcatccctggcagtgttccaggtcaggttggacagggcttggagcaacctgtgatagtggaaggcgtccctgccccTGACAGGGGGTGAAACAAGATGGACTTTAAAGATCCCTCCCAGCCTAAACCACTCCAGAACTCTGTGACTCTATGAAACACAAAATCCTGAACCCAGGTCTTGACAGgtaataatttctcttttaaattccAGCTGCTCACAAGCTTGGCTGTTCTTGACCCTAAATTATCCCTCAGAACTGGTAATTTCTGTGAGAAGAAACAGCACCCAACCAGCTCCACAGATGGGCAAATGCAGCTGTTACCTGGGaccccaggaaaacaaacacagccctgtgagCACTGAGCTGGTAACAGAACAGCTGTAGCTGggactgcagctcctggaggagaATTCCTTTGGGAAAGTGTTATTTTCATGCTTATCAAGGAATTTCAGATCCTTACTGCAGTGCTTGGACCTGGCTGGCTTCTCCACGGTGCACGTGGGACACACAAGGCCTCTCTGAAACAACACCCCATCATAGGCATAAACCTTAACCAGTGATGCAGCATTGGATTTTGTTACTATACCTGtgaaagagacaagaaaaacaactaaaaatgggatttgtagcattttttctgttttcaaagagcaCGAGCATGATCTTACCAGGATTGGCccgggagcagagcaggaagcagcccacattcccagccagcagcaggtagggcaggaggaggaggaggatgtggaactgcagctcccagcagtaCACAAACACTTCCCAGGTGTATTCCCCAAacactgcagcctgcagggctACGTGCAGGACCACAAACAAACAGCTcctggaaaggaaaggggacAGTCTATTTAATACTCAGCATCCTGATTAACAGGTCAAGTACACTCAGAGGTGATCAAAGACTTTCCAAATGCAAGGAGACACCTCTTTTAGGTTTTCAGGCCAGCTTGGATTGCATATTAATAGTGTTTTCTCCATCCACTggcttctccttctcttcttcccacATACACTCCTTTAAATATGTCAGCTAAATTCCCTGCTTTATTCACATatcctttggattttttttccctgtcagtACAAAGTCTTATAATCACTTGCTGCTGACAAAATATGCCACAGCAATAGGCCACAAAACATTCTGCCAGAAGACATTTGCTactctgaaagcaaaaaaatcccccaaaataatcttaaaaacTCTGCAATAATATAACCAGCTGTTAGAAAATAGGTGTGGCAGGAGGTGGGCAGTGGCGAACACCAGTTCCAGAGCGTGTGGAGGgtcccagtgcccccagcacaTGTGACAGTGTCACCTCTCTGTCTCAGGCTGTGTTAGAGCACAGGATCAGCAGAACAGGCACAAAACAACCACAGcactcacagcacagctgtagATTCACAGCCCTGAAGTCACTGTCACACtgagctgctgtccccagagAAAAGGTATTTAAATCATTCCTGAGGCACCAGAGTTTACAGACACTACAAAATCCACCTGAATCCAGCAGACCGCACACTGGCAGCTGTGCGGCTTCCCCCTCAGCCACCTGGACATCCAGGCTGCTGGACTGAGACTAATGGGATTTGAGAGAGAGGATGGAGACTGAGAGTCTGTCTGACTCCATCTGCAACTGCCAGAGAGACTGTGGTAATTCCTGTGGGGATGCAGGATCCCACCAGTGTGACCAACATCTGTTACTGAGCCACATTATCTTTATTTCTCAATATGTTCAAACATTTCAGGGTTCCACCTTCTAAACAATGACCAAGGAAGGGAGAGACAACAGCGTGGCAAACATCAAAGGGAATCTGTAATCCCTGACAGGCATCTCAAATAGAGAGAGAATATCCAAGGGTAATACTGAGAGCTCTCATGGTGGCAGGAGATCCCAACAGTAACCAGAAATAGGAGTAAAAAATAATGTCAAAGGCATAAAAATGCAATACCTTGTGTGGAAGAGCCTGTGCAGTGTCCTGTGTGTCACTCTCTGGAGCTGGGTGGGGATCACCAGTGACAACACCTGAGGGAAATGAAGCTCTGTTACCTGACCATCACTGCTGCCTTGGGGCAAGTTCAGATCTAATACAAGTCCCTCATCCCTCAGTTCTGGatctgcacagccacagcaccaTAGAGGAGGCTCCTTTTCAGGGGCATCTGAGCTTCTCACCACAGAATAAAGGGGGGAAGAGACCTTTGAGATCCTCCAGTCCaaccaaaacacagagaatcacagaatcctggaatcaCTAAGCTTGGACAAGCCCTCCAAGATTCTCATTTCCAACCTGTGTGCCAActccccaccttgtccccagcccagagcactgggTGCCTTgtccagtccttccttggacacctccaaggatggggactctaaacctccctgggcagttccaatccctgaccaccctttccattaagaaagaagagaggcaggaatgctgctgggGTTTTCCACATGGGAGTGAGATTCCATATTCCTGGGAGCACCCCAGGCCCAAGCAAACATATCTGGGTTAATGTGTGAAAGTTCTAAGGAGCTTAGGGTGGGTGTAGGGTGGGGATGGGTTAAGTAGGGGATAAAACTGAGCAATTCCCCAGCTTCAATATGCTCCATCAGCCCATCTGACAGATCAAGGGGAGATAAGCAAAGGGGGGAGATAAGCAAAGGGGGGAGATAAGGCCTGTGGCCtccagaaaagagagaaaaaattccacaagccaaacaacccccaaaaaatccagTTTCTCCAGCTACAGCTCTGATCCAGCCCGATGGCTCCATGTCTAATTGCCCTTTCCAGCACAGCTTGACGTGCTGAAGAAGGAACCTGCCTGTGTTCATTGAGTGAATCCCTCAGCCAGAGATGTGCCTGTGGAATTGTCTGACTCGGCTGCTCTGAGCTGACAGATCTCTATAGCAACATGGCTCAGGAATTAGAGCAGCTGAGCCTATTTCTAGCtggcatggaaagaaaatatgcagTGAGAGCTTCTTGCCTCAGACGTGAAAGACCAGGAGGCAAAAAGCATATGTGGAGCTGAGAAgatgctaaatatttttgtgtgaaCTGGTACATCTCAGCTCGGCGGTTCGAGGGATAAGTGTTTTTTTCAAGTGTGCTGCAAGAGGAAACACAACCCAGCAGAAAAGAACCTGCAGAAAACTTAAACACACTGCAGGCTTATGCCAAgcaccctcagctgctcctccatggcccctccaggcccttcaccacCCTCGTGTCCCTCCTTTATCACCCTcgtgtccctcctttggacactctctaagAGCTTCAGACCTTTCTGATATTGTGGGGTTTGTATTGTATTGGTTCATATTTATCTTGTACTGTGGCCTTTCACTTAGCATTGCCTGTATTTATATCCCAGGTAAAATATTGATTATATTCACACGTATTTATTTCCCAGGCACAAGTATTGATTAGATTCCTCCAGACAGTGGCTTCATACCACAGCAGTAATTTAATTGCTGCTGTTTAAACACTTCATAGCAGCAGCTATTAAgatatggggggaaaaaaatcaatttctctGCACAGTGTGTCTATAAACCAAAAGGAAGTACAATACcagtaataaaaaaagtctGTCTGAACTCCTGTGAACAGCATTAAATACAATTTACAATTTAAGTGATAATTCTCTCATCCTTTACCTTCCAGGAAtattacagctttttttcccttttcattcaGACACAGCccaacagacagaaaaatgaactgGTGCTTTTCCAATATCCCATTTTAACAATAAAATGCCAATTTTTAATCCTCTTTTAAAGCTCTTCATTCCTCCCTCTTTCTTAGCAAACAAGAGCCTGCAGCATTAGTACACACATTAAAGAGCTTCCCCTAAAATATCTGCCATCACTCATAATTCTCTCCCTATTTTAATCCTCAAACTTCCCCCACCTTTTTCCTCTCAATGTCAGCAGCCAATACCACGAAACTGCAAATTCCTGGGGCCTGattcttatttaatttctcaaaGCTGAAGTGTTGTGGTGTCACTGGACAAGGTGCTTCTGGCACTGTGAGAAGCTCCATCCTCACCCCAgacagggacaggctggaaTGGGAGCTGGGAGACCCAAATGGTTTTTATTACCTGCTTGGGCAGGATTTAATCATCTCAGAGGAAGTGTATTTCTACTTCCTATCCCACTTCCTTGAGAGCATACATTAAAAGGATGCATTAGATTAGTAGTAAACACAcacactggctttttttttggagaaCAAATATAGCAGTTGCACTAATTTTAGCACAACAGAGCAGGGCAGATTATCAGAACGGGAGATGATCATTCCCCTGAAAGTTCATTCTTTACCTGGAAGCCCAGTGCTTTACCTGGCTTGCCCTGTCGACACTCCTTGTGAGGAaactctccttccttcctgagcagaggcagagcagggcagtgacagcGAGCACAAAGCACAGGTAAATCAGGAAGAGTGTCAGGAAGTCCATCCCAAGCCCTGGAATGTAACAGAAGCAGCTGTTAGACCCCTGCGTGCCaggtccctgcagcagggcctgggaTTCCCTAAGCCCAGGCAGAGCCCCCCGggcccctccagcagcacccagaaATACATACAACAGTGACCTCAATCCTGTGAGGGCCAaggcagaagcacagaatcCTTTAGGctagaaaagacctc from Corvus cornix cornix isolate S_Up_H32 chromosome 14, ASM73873v5, whole genome shotgun sequence includes the following:
- the ZDHHC4 gene encoding palmitoyltransferase ZDHHC4 isoform X2, coding for MDFLTLFLIYLCFVLAVTALLCLCSGRKESFLTRSVDRASQVLSLVIPTQLQRVTHRTLHRLFHTRSCLFVVLHVALQAAVFGEYTWEVFVYCWELQFHILLLLLPYLLLAGNVGCFLLCSRANPGIVTKSNAASLVKVYAYDGVLFQRGLVCPTCTVEKPARSKHCSVCRTCVHRFDHHCVWVNNCIGASNAGVFLLYLLSLTATAGAVAAVTAAFLIQVLLLSNIMHGTYLDAQGQEHAVEIPFLIQHLFLTFPRIVFMLGFVILLTLVLGGYCCFSLYLALTNQTTNEWCKSRRLRGSHLPQQPHDRPLIYKNIYSKGIWRNLREIFNPPTVLERKKKT
- the ZDHHC4 gene encoding palmitoyltransferase ZDHHC4 isoform X1 — its product is MTQDGPGQSAAMLWEDGSSTSAAQGSHGLGMDFLTLFLIYLCFVLAVTALLCLCSGRKESFLTRSVDRASQVLSLVIPTQLQRVTHRTLHRLFHTRSCLFVVLHVALQAAVFGEYTWEVFVYCWELQFHILLLLLPYLLLAGNVGCFLLCSRANPGIVTKSNAASLVKVYAYDGVLFQRGLVCPTCTVEKPARSKHCSVCRTCVHRFDHHCVWVNNCIGASNAGVFLLYLLSLTATAGAVAAVTAAFLIQVLLLSNIMHGTYLDAQGQEHAVEIPFLIQHLFLTFPRIVFMLGFVILLTLVLGGYCCFSLYLALTNQTTNEWCKSRRLRGSHLPQQPHDRPLIYKNIYSKGIWRNLREIFNPPTVLERKKKT